Proteins encoded in a region of the Triticum dicoccoides isolate Atlit2015 ecotype Zavitan chromosome 3A, WEW_v2.0, whole genome shotgun sequence genome:
- the LOC119270915 gene encoding putative serine/threonine-protein kinase-like protein CCR3: MATLAVVGHAAAVTQLVGNAFGLICKIMRAVETARQNKLECDLIARRVPTINGVLSSLPQEPEVVGPLKELNSTLQEAHDMVVACRDRSSANLFFMSRRHAECFTQINLRIMSDISVLNVCLLNIIARRQTTMMATVPSSESCSVYLQQTHMVLVPDCPRMFTLAEIEAATNNFAVELGGGCSGKVYKGRLHDGPEVAVKVLDKHGRQDVQHAFVTELEILFPLRHDHIVRLVGWYTEEKDPMFVYEHEHMSNGTLRDHLVHVGLRTRMRVRLSGGFSSTPARVCWRTRVEVLLGVSRAVEHLHCSGIIHLDVSSSNILLDTTWTPRLSGFGAAVLQVPAVAGGQVVEEVVGAPGYLDPEYLETGRVSPASDVYSFGVVMLEALTGQDPATLQVDSSLMTIRDGKLQDVLDRRPATLPQFEALELVAHTTERCLYPLGKGRPSMPDVVASLEKALRMILIS; encoded by the coding sequence ATGGCGACGCTTGCGGTTGTGGGGCATGCGGCGGCGGTGACGCAGCTCGTCGGCAACGCGTTCGGGCTCATCTGCAAGATCATGCGGGCGGTGGAGACGGCGCGCCAGAACAAGCTGGAGTGCGACCTCATCGCGCGCCGCGTGCCCACCATCAACGGGGTGTTGTCTAGCCTGCCGCAAGAGCCGGAGGTGGTGGGGCCGCTCAAGGAGCTCAACAGCACGCTGCAGGAGGCGCACGACATGGTCGTCGCCTGCCGGGATCGGAGCTCCGCCAACCTGTTCTTCATGTCCCGCCGCCATGCCGAGTGCTTCACTCAAATCAATCTTAGGATTATGTCCGACATCAGCGTCCTCAACGTCTGCCTGCTCAACATCATCGCCCGGCGGCAGACGACGATGATGGCCACGGTGCCATCGTCGGAGTCCTGCTCTGTTTACCTGCAGCAGACTCACATGGTGTTGGTACCCGATTGCCCCAGGATGTTCACGCTAGCGGAAATAGAAGCGGCGACCAACAACTTCGCCGTCGAGCTCGGCGGAGGCTGCTCGGGGAAGGTGTACAAGGGCCGCCTCCACGACGGCCCGGAGGTGGCCGTGAAGGTGCTGGACAAGCACGGGCGACAGGACGTACAGCACGCGTTCGTGACGGAGCTCGAGATCCTCTTCCCCCTCCGCCATGATCACATCGTGCGACTCGTCGGCTGGTATACAGAGGAGAAGGACCCCATGTTTGTCTACGAGCATGAGCATATGAGCAATGGCACGCTCAGAGACCACCTGGTGCACGTGGGCCTGCGCACGCGCATGCGCGTGCGCCTGAGCGGCGGCtttagctcgacgccggcgagggtgTGCTGGAGGACCCGTGTGGAGGTGCTGCTGGGCGTGTCCCGGGCCGTCGAGCACTTGCACTGCAGCGGCATCATCCACCTCGACGTGAGCTCCTCCAACATCCTCCTCGACACCACCTGGACGCCGCGCCTGTCCGGCTTCGGGGCGGCGGTCCTGCAAGTGCCGGCAGTGGCGGGCGGCCAGGTGGTCGAGGAGGTCGTCGGGGCGCCCGGGTACCTCGACCCGGAGTACCTCGAAACGGGGCGCGTGAGCCCGGCAAGCGACGTGTACAGCTTCGGGGTGGTGATGCTAGAGGCGCTGACGGGCCAGGATCCGGCCACCCTCCAGGTGGACTCCTCGCTCATGACCATACGGGACGGGAAGCTGCAGGATGTGCTGGACCGCCGCCCGGCGACGCTGCCGCAGTTCGAGGCGTTGGAGCTCGTGGCGCACACAACGGAACGCTGCCTGTACCCGCTGGGAAAGGGCCGGCCGTCCATGCCGGACGTCGTGGCCAGCCTTGAGAAGGCGCTCAGGATGATTCTCATTAGCTAG
- the LOC119270916 gene encoding probable receptor-like protein kinase At1g80640: MEFPAALKCAAVATELVGTAFGLITNINQALEKARQNKAEYQHLKQRLPTIGYVLHRLPPDPELEPLLAPLINMLQEAYDVLVSCQKRSSTNQLIRASIHADRLRLVNDRIDSHLLLFPVICYAAIARRLDDKPSCSCAGSQHKLQDVCKILEIVPINHTSEVRGCSSAGCLQDVDDAFVAEREGNHTSKVPGCSSAGSMQNWEDVLVAELKPIHTSEVPMPGSSSTGSMPKWEEALVAEGKPNNTGEVPGCSYSGSMQNWEDVLMAKLKPSHTGEVPVPGSSSAGSMPKWEEALLAEGKPNNTSEVPGYSSAGSMQNWEDLLVAGLKPNNMSEVPGSFSADSMQNWEDPLFAERHTGEVPEVGMIVYEQGHMNNTLKDHLVHGVWSPVTESWRTRLEVLLGASRGVEHMHRCAIIHGNVSSSNILLDANWKPRLSGFLGVHVLQAGQLVVEVVDLEYRRTGLMSPTCDVYSFGIVILEALTGRLPVSGSWGKGEDVVTLADSTLSFIQGGNLRAVLDGRPVLQPMIHLDALNLMAHTAMLCLSRNEKDRPPISSVTVNLEGALRIMRNNGPMNVLRV, translated from the coding sequence ATGGAGTTCCCTGCTGCGCTCAAGTGCGCCGCCGTCGCAACCGAGCTCGTCGGAACTGCGTTCGGGCTCATAACCAACATCAATCAGGCGCTTGAGAAGGCACGCCAAAACAAGGCGGAGTACCAACACCTCAAGCAGCGCCTGCCGACGATCGGCTACGTGCTGCATCGCCTGCCGCCGGACCCGGAGTTGGAGCCGCTGCTTGCCCCGCTGATCAACATGCTGCAAGAGGCGTACGACGTGCTGGTCAGTTGCCAGAAGCGGAGCTCCACCAACCAGCTCATCCGGGCTAGCATCCATGCCGACAGGTTAAGGTTAGTCAACGACAGGATCGActcccacctcctcctcttccccgtcaTCTGCTATGCCGCCATCGCCCGCCGCCTCGACGACAAACCGAGCTGCTCCTGTGCTGGCTCCCAGCACAAGCTGCAGGACGTGTGTAAGATCCTCGAAATCGTCCCTATCAACCACACCAGCGAGGTGCGGGGCTGCTCCTCTGCTGGCTGCCTGCAGGATGTAGATGACGCGTTTGTGGCGGAGCGCGAAGGCAACCACACCAGCAAGGTCCCCGGCTGCTCCTCTGCTGGCTCCATGCAAAACTGGGAGGACGTGTTGGTGGCGGAGCTCAAACCCATCCATACCAGCGAGGTGCCCATGCCGGGCAGCTCCTCTACTGGCTCCATGCCCAAGTGGGAGGAAGCGTTGGTAGCAGAGGGCAAACCCAACAACACCGGCGAGGTCCCAGGCTGCTCCTATTCTGGCTCCATGCAAAACTGGGAGGACGTATTGATGGCGAAGCTCAAACCCAGCCATACCGGCGAGGTGCCCGTGCCTGGCAGCTCCTCTGCTGGCTCCATGCCCAAATGGGAGGAAGCATTGCTGGCGGAAGGCAAACCCAACAACACCAGCGAGGTCCCGGGCTACTCCTCTGCTGGCTCCATGCAAAACTGGGAGGACCTGTTGGTGGCGGGGCTCAAACCCAACAACATGAGCGAGGTGCCGGGCAGCTTTTCTGCTGACTCCATGCAAAACTGGGAGGACCCGTTGTTTGCGGAGCGCCACACCGGCGAGGTCCCGGAAGTCGGCATGATCGTCTACGAGCAGGGCCATATGAACAACACTCTCAAAGACCACCTGGTACACGGTGTCTGGTCGCCGGTCACGGAGTCCTGGAGGACCCGCCTGGAGGTGCTTCTGGGTGCATCCCGGGGCGTAGAGCACATGCACCGCTGTGCGATCATCCACGGCAACGTGAGCTCGTCCAACATCCTCCTGGATGCCAACTGGAAGCCGCGCCTGTCCGGCTTCCTCGGCGTACATGTCTTGCAAGCGGGCCAGCTTGTCGTGGAGGTTGTCGACCTGGAGTACCGCCGCACGGGACTCATGAGCCCGACCTGTGACGTGTACAGCTTCGGCATTGTCATTCTGGAGGCGTTGACAGGGCGGCTGCCAGTCAGCGGCAGCTGGGGGAAGGGGGAGGACGTCGTGACCCTGGCGGATTCAACGCTCTCATTCATTCAAGGCGGTAATCTGCGGGCTGTGTTGGACGGCCGCCCGGTGTTGCAACCCATGATACATTTGGATGCGCTGAATCTCATGGCGCACACAGCGATGCTCTGCCTGTCACGAAACGAGAAGGACCGGCCGCCAATTTCAAGCGTCACGGTAAACCTCGAGGGGGCGCTCAGGATCATGCGCAACAATGGGCCTATGAATGTATTGCGAGTTTGA